A segment of the Symmachiella macrocystis genome:
TGAAATCGAAATCGATGCCTGGCATCGCCCGCTTGCCTTGGACAATTGCCACGAATTCCTGGACGGCGTGGATGTACTGCTCGACGGCATGGACCTATTGAAAACTGACGTCCGGCGGACGGTGTTCAAAGTCGCGGCTGAACAAGGAACACATGTGGTCACCGCCGGTCCGTTTGGATTCAGCATCGGTTGGATGGTGTTCGAACCGGGCGGAATTGGCTTTGACGACTATTTTGACATGCATGACGGGCAAACACCGTTTGAACAGATGTTGAATTTCATCGGCGGGCTCACGCCCGATACGCTGTACCTGAAATACATGGACGTCACCAAAGAACAATTTACGGACAAATCGATTCCCTCGCTAGGACTAGCCTGTCAAATGTGCGCGGGCGTGGCGGCGACGGAAGTGACCAAAATTTTGATCGGTGTGGGACGGGTCAAGGCGGCTCCCTACTATTTCCAATTCGATGCATTGCTGCAGAAGTTCCGGCATGGCAAGCTTCGCGGCGGCAATCGCCATCCTAAACAACGGCTCAAGCTGTGGCTCGCGAAACGTCAGTTTCGCAAAATGGGCCTACTGGATTAACGGGAGTCACGACAATGTCCACAACCACGAACGACGATCAAGCAACGCAACTGGCAGAAACGCACGAACTTGCCGCGACTGAGATGGATGAAATCCTCTCTGGTCAAACGCAACATCGCGCCGAGACAGACGCCGTCCCGCCGGGAGAAATCCGGGTCACGGATGAGTTTCGTCAGCGACTTCGCGAATTGTCAAAACTTACCCCGGGACGAGGTCTAACGGCTATCGCTTGCGACTGGGCAATGATCGTCGCCTGCTTTACAGCAGCAATCATGTTTCCGCATCCATTGGTGTGGGTTTGCTGCGCGATTCTGATTGCAGCGCGTCAGCATGCGTTGTTGATCATCATGCACGATGCATCGCATTTTCGTATTGTTTCCAGTCGCCGTTGGAATGACCGATTGAGCAATTGGTTGCTGGCTTGGCCGGTGTTGGTTTCGACCGAAGGATATCGGCAAAACCACCTGGCGCATCACAGTCATCTGAACACCGATGAGGACCCGGATTGGACCCGCAAAGAAGGCAAACCGGAATGGGAGTTCCCCAAGACCCGCTGGGCATTGGCCAAATTGCTGGCGCGCGACCTGTGTGGCGGCGGTTTTTTGGACATGCTCAAAGCGATTGGTGATCTCTCCAACCAAAAGCCCAAGGCGGACGAGGCCAAGCCGCGTCCCTGGGGCAAGTTATGTTATTACGCATTGCTGGCCACAGCGGTGACCTTAACCGGCATGTGGGTGCCCGTGTTGTTGTTGTGGTACCTGCCGGCGTTTACGATTCTGCCCGTGATTTTGCGTTTGCGAAGTAT
Coding sequences within it:
- a CDS encoding ThiF family adenylyltransferase, producing MSAATQAIPINDATQPWSYDEAFSRHSGLISPEQQQKLRHSCVAIAGMGGVGGSHLATLARLGITRFRIADPDHYDVANTNRQYGAKSSTVGEPKVEVMSKIARDINPEIEIDAWHRPLALDNCHEFLDGVDVLLDGMDLLKTDVRRTVFKVAAEQGTHVVTAGPFGFSIGWMVFEPGGIGFDDYFDMHDGQTPFEQMLNFIGGLTPDTLYLKYMDVTKEQFTDKSIPSLGLACQMCAGVAATEVTKILIGVGRVKAAPYYFQFDALLQKFRHGKLRGGNRHPKQRLKLWLAKRQFRKMGLLD
- a CDS encoding fatty acid desaturase family protein, whose translation is MSTTTNDDQATQLAETHELAATEMDEILSGQTQHRAETDAVPPGEIRVTDEFRQRLRELSKLTPGRGLTAIACDWAMIVACFTAAIMFPHPLVWVCCAILIAARQHALLIIMHDASHFRIVSSRRWNDRLSNWLLAWPVLVSTEGYRQNHLAHHSHLNTDEDPDWTRKEGKPEWEFPKTRWALAKLLARDLCGGGFLDMLKAIGDLSNQKPKADEAKPRPWGKLCYYALLATAVTLTGMWVPVLLLWYLPAFTILPVILRLRSIAEHFGLEGEHDLNMSRNFAAGPVERLLFAPHNVGYHLDHHLFPSVPYYNLPQLHAALLQHPEYADHAHQNDSLLGLRGKSVLNDVLPA